Proteins encoded in a region of the Haloarchaeobius salinus genome:
- a CDS encoding DUF7837 family putative zinc-binding protein gives MPEQSQHRRMGGSDSTALRRFLGRCPDCEVSIPPGRLLAVYEPADGWPQLLAECPDCEVVVHPA, from the coding sequence ATGCCCGAACAGTCCCAACACCGTCGCATGGGAGGGAGCGACAGCACGGCGCTGCGGCGGTTCCTCGGTCGCTGTCCGGACTGCGAGGTGTCGATTCCGCCCGGGCGACTGCTCGCGGTGTACGAGCCGGCCGACGGTTGGCCGCAGCTCCTCGCGGAGTGTCCCGACTGCGAGGTCGTCGTGCATCCGGCGTAG